A window of the Streptomyces sp. JB150 genome harbors these coding sequences:
- a CDS encoding RDD family protein, with protein MDKRQAIGSWLSGPRAAMEEAGADFGYRGEQLGLPEDGPGSLARPGRRLGALAVDWGLCLLIAYGLITDGYGQATGNWALLVFFVMSLLTVGTVGFTPGKRLLGLRVVALDTGTVHLGRAVVRTVLLCLAIPALVWDRDGRGLHDRLARTAEVRI; from the coding sequence GTGGACAAGAGGCAAGCAATCGGATCATGGCTCTCCGGCCCGCGCGCGGCCATGGAGGAGGCCGGCGCCGACTTCGGATACCGGGGCGAACAGCTCGGCCTGCCGGAGGACGGCCCGGGTTCACTGGCCCGCCCCGGCCGCCGTCTCGGCGCGCTGGCCGTCGACTGGGGCCTGTGCCTCTTGATCGCATACGGTCTCATCACCGACGGCTACGGCCAGGCGACCGGCAACTGGGCCCTGCTCGTCTTCTTCGTGATGAGCCTGCTCACCGTCGGCACGGTCGGCTTCACCCCCGGCAAGCGCCTGCTCGGCCTGCGCGTCGTCGCCCTGGACACCGGCACCGTCCACCTCGGCCGCGCCGTGGTCCGCACGGTCCTGCTCTGCCTCGCGATCCCGGCCCTGGTCTGGGACCGCGACGGCCGCGGCCTGCACGACCGGCTGGCCCGCACGGCCGAAGTGCGGATCTGA
- the glnA gene encoding type I glutamate--ammonia ligase: MFQNADEAKKFIADEDVKFIDVRFCDLPGVMQHFTIPAAAFDPDEELAFDGSSIRGFQAIHESDMALRADLSTARVDPFRRDKTVNINFFIHDPITGEQYSRDPRNVAKKAEAYLASTGIADTAFFGPEAEFYVFDSVRFKTAENESYYHIDSEAGAWNTGALEDNRGYKVRYKGGYFPAPPVDHFADLRAEISLELEKAGLQVERQHHEVGTAGQAEINYKFNTLLAAADDLQLFKYIVKNVAWRNGKTATFMPKPIFGDNGSGMHVHQSLWSNGEPLFYDEQGYAGLSDTARYYIGGILKHAPSLLAFTNPTVNSYHRLVPGFEAPVNLVYSQRNRSAAMRIPITGSNPKAKRVEFRAPDSSGNPYLAFSALLLAGLDGIKNKIEPAEPIDKDLYELAPEEHAGVPQVPTSLGAVLDSLEADHEFLLQGDVFTSDLIETWIDYKRTNEIAPLQLRPHPHEFELYFDV, translated from the coding sequence ATGTTCCAGAACGCCGACGAGGCCAAGAAGTTCATTGCCGACGAGGACGTCAAGTTCATCGACGTCCGGTTCTGCGACCTCCCGGGCGTCATGCAGCACTTCACGATTCCGGCTGCGGCGTTCGACCCGGACGAGGAGCTGGCCTTCGACGGCTCCTCCATCCGTGGCTTCCAGGCCATTCACGAGTCCGACATGGCGCTGCGCGCCGACCTGTCCACCGCGCGGGTGGACCCGTTCCGCCGCGACAAGACGGTGAACATCAACTTCTTCATCCACGACCCGATCACGGGCGAGCAGTACTCCCGTGACCCGCGCAACGTGGCGAAGAAGGCCGAGGCCTACCTCGCGTCCACGGGGATCGCCGACACCGCGTTCTTCGGCCCCGAGGCCGAGTTCTACGTCTTCGACAGCGTGCGCTTCAAGACCGCCGAGAACGAGTCGTACTACCACATCGACTCCGAGGCGGGCGCCTGGAACACCGGCGCGCTGGAGGACAACCGCGGTTACAAGGTCCGCTACAAGGGCGGCTACTTCCCGGCCCCGCCGGTCGACCACTTCGCCGACCTGCGCGCCGAGATCTCCCTGGAGCTGGAGAAGGCGGGCCTGCAGGTCGAGCGCCAGCACCACGAGGTGGGCACCGCCGGCCAGGCGGAGATCAACTACAAGTTCAACACGCTGCTGGCCGCCGCGGACGACCTCCAGCTGTTCAAGTACATCGTGAAGAACGTGGCCTGGCGCAACGGCAAGACCGCGACCTTCATGCCGAAGCCGATCTTCGGTGACAACGGCTCGGGCATGCACGTCCACCAGTCGCTGTGGAGCAACGGCGAGCCGCTGTTCTACGACGAGCAGGGCTACGCGGGCCTGTCCGACACCGCCCGCTACTACATCGGCGGCATCCTCAAGCACGCCCCGTCGCTGCTGGCCTTCACCAACCCGACGGTGAACTCCTACCACCGCCTGGTGCCGGGCTTCGAGGCGCCGGTGAACCTGGTGTACTCGCAGCGCAACCGCTCCGCCGCGATGCGTATCCCGATCACGGGTTCGAACCCGAAGGCCAAGCGCGTCGAGTTCCGCGCGCCCGACTCCTCCGGCAACCCGTACCTCGCCTTCTCGGCGCTGCTGCTCGCGGGCCTGGACGGCATCAAGAACAAGATCGAGCCGGCCGAGCCGATCGACAAGGACCTCTACGAGCTGGCTCCCGAGGAGCACGCGGGCGTCCCGCAGGTCCCGACCTCCCTCGGCGCGGTCCTCGACTCCCTGGAGGCCGACCACGAGTTCCTCCTCCAGGGCGACGTGTTCACGTCCGACCTGATCGAGACGTGGATCGACTACAAGCGCACGAACGAGATCGCTCCGCTCCAGCTGCGTCCGCACCCGCACGAGTTCGAGCTGTACTTCGACGTGTGA